In Vogesella indigofera, a single window of DNA contains:
- the ppc gene encoding phosphoenolpyruvate carboxylase, whose translation MTELDKDLPLRADIARLDRLLENLLREQAGEEVVTEIRAIPSGAQQHDRSADALVGRLSPAATTALVRACGLYSQLFNIAEDLHHARRRRAHQRAGSAPQQGSLARALSHIHDAGVDFGKLNRALQEASVSAVLTAHPTEVQRQSVLDGHRAVRKFLAQLSSPEITPEEEQELEAKLQRVIHSLWQTTEIRSFKMTVADEIENGVAYHPLSFFQAIPALYERLGKQVRELWGEDAKVPSFLRVGSWIGGDRDGNPNVDAAVLRHAVTRQAEVAFKHYFYELAGLYRELSLSSRHVQVSAAVQALAAVSPDTAISRREEPYRLALATIEGRLSALAARLGLPLRGRWTAGEPYADTAELLADLQALSDSLVAHGSALLLDGRLGKLKRAVDVFGFFLMPLDLRQHAEKHAGVVSELFAHANLEHYEALDEAARVRVLLRELATPRLLYSPFLSYSADSEKELAIFREAAKVQAEFGVDAISQCIISNCATVSDILALALLAKESGLLRLHGGAPSISLNLVPLFETIADLDAAAGIMQQLFALPWYQQLLKSRGGVQEVMLGYSDSNKDGGYVTSQWELYQSEQRLVRVFDAAGIKMRLFHGRGGSVGRGGGPSYEAIMAQPAGTVVGRIRITEQGEIITSKFADPDNATRNLEALVAAALESTLAHSDSGATDESVLAELSGHAFKTYRALVESDGFMQYFMEATPIGAIAKLNIGSRPASRKSLTSIKDLRAIPWVFSWSQSRVMLPGWYGFGSAVHAFLDAHGEDSGLAQLRALHQASPFFQVMLSNMEQVLAKADLEIARRYAALVGDAALTDRLFGRLQAEHDKTLAAFFAITGQQKLLETNPTLARSLDTRLPYLDALNLLQVELLRRLREAPDDAEALYAIHLTINGISAGLRNSG comes from the coding sequence ATGACGGAACTGGACAAGGACTTACCGCTGCGCGCCGACATCGCGCGGCTCGATCGTTTGCTGGAAAACCTGCTGCGCGAGCAGGCCGGCGAGGAGGTGGTGACGGAAATCCGCGCCATCCCCAGCGGCGCGCAACAGCACGACCGCAGCGCCGACGCGCTGGTCGGCCGGCTGAGCCCGGCGGCGACCACCGCGCTGGTGCGCGCCTGTGGCCTGTATTCACAGCTGTTCAACATCGCGGAAGACCTGCACCACGCCCGCCGCCGACGCGCGCACCAGCGTGCCGGCAGCGCGCCGCAGCAGGGCAGCCTGGCACGGGCGCTGAGCCACATCCATGACGCGGGCGTCGACTTCGGCAAGCTCAACCGCGCGCTGCAGGAAGCCAGCGTCAGCGCGGTGCTGACCGCGCACCCGACCGAGGTGCAGCGCCAGAGCGTGCTCGACGGCCACCGCGCGGTGCGCAAGTTCCTGGCGCAGCTGTCGTCGCCGGAGATCACCCCGGAAGAAGAGCAGGAGCTGGAAGCCAAGCTGCAGCGCGTGATCCACTCGCTGTGGCAGACCACCGAAATCCGCTCCTTCAAGATGACCGTCGCCGACGAGATCGAGAACGGCGTCGCCTACCACCCGCTGTCCTTCTTCCAGGCCATTCCGGCGCTGTACGAGCGCCTTGGCAAGCAGGTGCGCGAACTGTGGGGCGAGGACGCCAAGGTGCCGTCCTTCCTGCGCGTCGGCAGCTGGATCGGCGGCGATCGCGACGGCAATCCCAATGTCGACGCCGCGGTGCTGCGCCACGCGGTGACGCGGCAGGCGGAGGTGGCGTTCAAGCACTACTTCTACGAACTGGCGGGGCTGTATCGCGAGCTGTCGCTGTCGTCGCGCCACGTGCAGGTGTCGGCCGCGGTGCAGGCCTTGGCCGCCGTGTCGCCCGATACCGCCATCAGCCGTCGCGAAGAGCCGTACCGGCTGGCGCTGGCCACCATCGAGGGCCGGCTGTCGGCGCTGGCGGCCCGGCTGGGGCTGCCGCTGCGCGGTCGCTGGACCGCCGGCGAGCCTTACGCCGACACCGCCGAGTTGCTGGCCGACCTGCAGGCGCTCAGCGATTCGCTGGTCGCCCACGGCAGCGCGCTGCTGCTCGACGGCCGCCTGGGCAAGCTGAAACGCGCGGTGGACGTGTTCGGCTTCTTCCTGATGCCGCTGGACCTGCGCCAGCACGCCGAGAAACACGCCGGCGTGGTCAGCGAGCTGTTCGCCCACGCCAACCTGGAACACTACGAGGCGCTGGACGAGGCGGCGCGGGTGCGCGTGCTGCTGCGCGAACTGGCCACGCCGCGGCTGCTGTACTCGCCGTTCCTGAGCTACAGCGCCGACAGCGAGAAGGAGCTGGCCATCTTCCGCGAGGCGGCCAAGGTGCAGGCCGAGTTCGGCGTCGATGCCATCAGCCAGTGCATCATCTCCAACTGCGCCACGGTGTCCGACATCCTGGCGCTGGCGCTGCTGGCCAAGGAAAGCGGCCTGCTGCGGCTGCACGGCGGCGCGCCGAGCATCAGTCTCAACCTGGTGCCGCTGTTCGAAACCATCGCCGATCTGGACGCGGCGGCCGGCATCATGCAGCAGCTGTTCGCGCTGCCGTGGTACCAGCAGCTCTTGAAGAGCCGCGGCGGGGTGCAGGAAGTGATGCTCGGCTACTCGGACAGCAACAAGGACGGCGGCTACGTCACCAGTCAGTGGGAGCTGTACCAGTCCGAGCAGCGCCTGGTGCGCGTGTTCGACGCCGCCGGCATCAAGATGCGCCTGTTCCACGGCCGCGGCGGCTCGGTCGGTCGCGGCGGCGGCCCGTCCTACGAGGCGATCATGGCGCAGCCGGCCGGCACCGTGGTTGGCCGCATCCGCATCACCGAGCAGGGCGAGATCATCACCTCCAAGTTCGCCGATCCGGACAACGCCACCCGCAATCTGGAGGCACTGGTGGCGGCGGCGCTGGAATCGACGCTGGCGCACAGCGACAGCGGCGCCACCGACGAGAGCGTGCTGGCGGAGCTGTCCGGCCACGCCTTCAAGACCTACCGCGCGCTGGTGGAATCCGACGGCTTCATGCAGTACTTCATGGAGGCGACGCCGATCGGCGCCATCGCCAAGCTCAACATCGGCAGCCGCCCGGCGTCGCGCAAGAGCCTCACCAGCATCAAGGACCTGCGCGCCATCCCGTGGGTGTTCTCGTGGTCGCAGTCGCGGGTGATGCTGCCGGGCTGGTACGGCTTCGGCTCCGCGGTGCACGCCTTCCTCGACGCCCACGGCGAGGACAGCGGTCTCGCCCAGCTGCGCGCGCTGCACCAGGCGTCGCCGTTCTTCCAGGTGATGCTGTCCAATATGGAACAGGTGCTGGCCAAGGCCGACCTGGAGATCGCGCGCCGTTACGCGGCGCTGGTCGGCGATGCCGCGCTGACCGACCGCCTGTTCGGCCGCCTGCAGGCGGAACACGACAAGACGCTGGCGGCGTTCTTCGCCATCACCGGGCAGCAGAAACTGCTGGAAACCAACCCGACGCTGGCGCGTAGCCTGGACACGCGGTTGCCATACCTGGACGCGCTCAACCTGCTGCAGGTCGAGCTGCTGCGCCGCCTGCGCGAGGCACCGGACGATGCCGAGGCGCTGTACGCGATCCACCTCACCATCAACGGCATCTCCGCCGGCCTGCGCAACAGTGGCTGA
- a CDS encoding GNAT family N-acetyltransferase, whose amino-acid sequence MSHVQLDIATLDDLPQIVAIYNSTIAGRMVTADLEPVSVDSRLPWFHAHNAERRPLWVVREQGAVIAWISLSDFYGRPAYNGTAEVSIYLAESCRGRGMGSRLLQQVLDIAPQYGVENLLGFVFGHNLPSLALFQRHGFAQWAHFPRVAVLDGVHRDLIIFGKALTGAGHAAPASL is encoded by the coding sequence ATGAGTCACGTGCAGCTGGACATCGCCACCCTCGACGACTTGCCGCAGATCGTCGCCATCTACAACAGCACCATCGCCGGGCGCATGGTGACCGCCGATCTGGAACCGGTCAGCGTCGATAGCCGCTTGCCGTGGTTCCATGCCCACAACGCCGAACGCCGCCCGCTGTGGGTGGTGCGCGAACAGGGCGCCGTCATCGCCTGGATCAGCCTGTCCGATTTCTACGGCCGCCCCGCCTACAACGGCACCGCCGAGGTCAGCATCTACCTGGCGGAAAGCTGTCGCGGGCGCGGCATGGGCAGCCGCTTGCTGCAGCAGGTACTGGACATCGCGCCACAGTACGGCGTGGAAAACCTGCTCGGCTTCGTGTTCGGCCACAACCTGCCCAGCCTCGCGCTGTTCCAGCGCCACGGCTTTGCACAGTGGGCGCACTTCCCGCGCGTGGCGGTACTGGACGGCGTGCACCGCGACCTGATCATTTTCGGCAAGGCGCTGACCGGCGCCGGTCACGCAGCACCCGCAAGTCTCTGA
- a CDS encoding rhodanese-like domain-containing protein yields the protein MKPLVRSVLVLACSLWLGSALADALLIDVRSPEEYAQRHLPGATLLPLDRIGSEIQQLAPDKDTPIQLYCRTGNRSAMAQQLLQQLGYRQVSNLGGIDAAATTLQLTPQP from the coding sequence ATGAAACCCCTGGTCCGTAGCGTACTTGTCCTCGCCTGCAGTCTGTGGCTGGGCAGCGCGCTGGCTGACGCGCTGCTGATCGATGTGCGCAGCCCGGAAGAATACGCGCAGCGTCACCTGCCGGGTGCCACGCTGCTGCCGCTCGACCGCATCGGCAGCGAGATCCAGCAGCTGGCGCCGGACAAGGACACCCCGATCCAGCTGTACTGCCGCACGGGCAATCGCTCCGCGATGGCGCAGCAGCTGTTGCAACAGCTCGGCTACCGCCAGGTCAGCAATCTGGGCGGCATTGACGCCGCTGCCACCACCCTGCAGCTGACGCCCCAGCCCTGA
- a CDS encoding GGDEF domain-containing protein, which produces MAPLDTPTLLTAIALVYGIGGVMVYAGRDRLTGRGIEAFWLGGSLLMAALMLYFAFPPAILPAGGITAWLLPSALLTGLKNELLGQAVARLTESRRRWWHGAAASAAQTALLLGGVFLLPQAAPRQALFLLVSSWFFAGIAHQLLHKRRKRGPAALVLGSASALFCLYLLAYATSAGQPDVPPLFSRPALLVLTLLSAVMLQLGFIQVQRELQYRQLSKLAALDPLTGIFNRRTFFDLALRQYALHGRQQRSLALLMIDLDHFKNINDTYGHRKGDQALRAVADHIADEVRQGDIFARIGGEEFCLLLPDTDAAGARQVADKLCRALNDILLNPTDPATQLTASIGVASCTPQPGASWNQLFDSADRRLYLAKSGGRNRVVDSDSSASG; this is translated from the coding sequence ATGGCACCGCTGGACACCCCGACCCTCCTCACCGCCATTGCCCTGGTTTACGGCATTGGCGGGGTGATGGTGTACGCGGGGCGTGACCGGCTCACCGGCCGCGGCATCGAGGCGTTCTGGCTCGGCGGCTCGCTGCTGATGGCGGCGCTGATGCTGTACTTCGCCTTCCCGCCCGCCATCCTGCCGGCCGGCGGCATCACCGCCTGGCTGCTGCCCAGCGCGCTACTCACCGGTCTGAAGAACGAGCTGCTCGGTCAGGCGGTGGCACGGCTGACCGAAAGCCGCCGCCGGTGGTGGCACGGCGCAGCGGCCTCGGCGGCGCAGACCGCGCTGCTGCTCGGCGGCGTTTTCCTGCTGCCGCAGGCCGCGCCGCGCCAGGCGCTGTTCCTGCTGGTCAGCAGCTGGTTCTTCGCCGGCATCGCCCACCAGCTGCTGCACAAGCGTCGCAAGCGCGGCCCGGCGGCGCTGGTACTGGGCAGTGCCAGCGCGCTGTTCTGCCTCTACCTGCTGGCCTATGCCACCAGCGCCGGCCAGCCGGACGTGCCGCCACTGTTCAGCCGCCCGGCGCTGCTGGTGCTGACCCTGCTCAGCGCGGTGATGCTGCAGCTTGGTTTCATCCAGGTGCAGCGCGAGCTGCAATACCGCCAGCTGAGCAAGCTGGCTGCGCTCGACCCGCTGACCGGCATTTTCAACCGCCGCACCTTCTTCGATCTGGCGCTGCGCCAGTACGCACTGCACGGCCGCCAGCAGCGCTCGCTGGCGCTGCTGATGATCGACCTCGATCACTTCAAGAACATCAACGACACCTACGGCCACCGCAAGGGCGACCAGGCGCTGCGCGCGGTGGCCGACCACATCGCCGACGAGGTACGCCAGGGCGACATCTTCGCCCGCATCGGCGGCGAGGAATTCTGCCTGCTGCTGCCGGACACCGACGCCGCCGGCGCGCGCCAGGTTGCCGACAAGCTGTGCCGCGCGCTGAACGACATCCTGCTCAACCCCACCGACCCGGCGACGCAGCTGACCGCCAGCATCGGCGTCGCCAGCTGCACGCCGCAGCCCGGCGCTAGCTGGAACCAGCTGTTCGACAGCGCCGACCGCCGCCTGTATCTGGCCAAGTCCGGCGGCCGCAACCGCGTGGTCGACAGCGACAGCTCCGCCTCAGGCTAA
- the hemC gene encoding hydroxymethylbilane synthase, which yields MNKLVIASRESKLAMWQAEHIKARLEALYPALTVEILGMTTQGDQILDKTLSKIGGKGLFVKELELALQEGRADIAVHSIKDVPMNLPEGFALAAICEREDPRDAFVSNNYASLHELPAGAVVGTSSLRRESQIRARFPHLTIKPLRGNVQTRLRKLDDGEFDAIILAAAGLKRLELAERIRAELAPSESLPAVGQGALGIEIRADRADLIDLLAPLNHADTHACVTAERSLSRVLGGSCQIPIGGFATITDDVITLGGFVAHPDGSVMLTASASAPRDYADALGRAVAKKLLEQDAGPLIEAVIAEQAAK from the coding sequence ATGAACAAACTCGTCATCGCCAGCCGCGAAAGCAAACTTGCCATGTGGCAGGCCGAACACATCAAAGCCCGCCTCGAGGCGCTGTACCCGGCGCTGACGGTGGAGATCCTCGGCATGACCACCCAGGGCGACCAGATCCTCGACAAGACACTGTCCAAGATCGGCGGCAAGGGCCTGTTCGTGAAGGAACTGGAGCTGGCGCTGCAGGAGGGCCGCGCCGACATCGCCGTGCACTCCATCAAGGATGTACCGATGAACCTGCCCGAGGGCTTCGCGCTGGCCGCCATCTGCGAGCGCGAAGACCCGCGCGACGCCTTCGTGTCCAACAACTACGCCAGCCTGCACGAGCTGCCGGCAGGCGCCGTGGTCGGCACCTCCAGCCTGCGCCGCGAATCGCAGATCCGCGCCCGCTTCCCGCACCTGACCATCAAGCCGCTGCGCGGCAACGTGCAGACCCGGCTGCGCAAGCTGGACGACGGCGAATTCGACGCCATCATCCTCGCCGCCGCCGGCCTCAAGCGCCTGGAGCTGGCCGAGCGCATCCGCGCCGAGCTGGCGCCGTCGGAGAGCCTGCCGGCGGTCGGTCAGGGCGCGCTGGGCATCGAGATCCGCGCTGACCGCGCCGACCTCATCGACCTGCTGGCGCCGCTGAACCACGCCGACACCCACGCCTGCGTGACCGCCGAACGTTCGCTGTCGCGCGTGCTGGGCGGCAGCTGCCAGATCCCGATCGGCGGCTTCGCCACCATCACCGACGACGTGATCACCCTCGGCGGTTTCGTCGCTCATCCGGACGGTTCGGTTATGCTCACCGCCAGCGCCAGCGCGCCGCGCGACTACGCCGATGCGCTCGGCCGCGCGGTGGCCAAGAAGCTGCTGGAGCAGGACGCCGGCCCGCTGATCGAGGCCGTGATCGCCGAACAGGCCGCCAAGTAA
- a CDS encoding pseudouridine synthase has translation MELYRFLQQQGFGGRKACRELVDYGLVELDGVPASDWRMAVEPAAIRTLCVDGESWPVLALPCYLMLHKPAGYETSHQPQHHLSVYRLLPWQFANLGISAVGRLDVDTTGLLLFSTDGQFVHSLSSPRKVIPKCYQVTTRHAITPQLLQQLRDGVLLHDESAPLAATLVEQLDEHRFNMSITQGKYHQVKRMVAAAGNRVEQLHRIAMGELPLGELAEGQWRLLTAAELALLGYPAPG, from the coding sequence ATGGAACTGTATCGATTCTTGCAACAACAGGGCTTTGGCGGGCGCAAGGCCTGCCGCGAGCTGGTGGACTACGGTCTGGTCGAGCTGGACGGTGTGCCCGCGTCCGACTGGCGCATGGCGGTGGAGCCGGCGGCGATCCGCACGCTGTGCGTCGATGGCGAGTCGTGGCCGGTACTGGCGTTGCCGTGCTACCTGATGCTGCACAAGCCGGCCGGCTATGAGACCTCGCACCAGCCGCAGCACCACCTCAGCGTCTACCGCCTGCTGCCGTGGCAGTTCGCCAATCTCGGCATCTCCGCCGTCGGCCGGCTGGATGTCGATACCACCGGGCTGCTGCTGTTTTCCACCGACGGCCAGTTTGTCCACAGCCTGAGCTCGCCGCGCAAGGTTATCCCCAAGTGCTACCAGGTCACCACCCGCCACGCCATCACGCCGCAACTGCTGCAGCAGCTGCGCGACGGGGTGCTGCTGCACGACGAGAGCGCGCCGCTGGCCGCCACGCTGGTGGAGCAGCTGGACGAACACCGTTTCAACATGAGCATCACCCAGGGCAAGTACCACCAGGTGAAGCGCATGGTCGCCGCCGCCGGCAACCGTGTCGAGCAGCTGCACCGCATCGCGATGGGCGAGTTGCCGCTCGGCGAGCTGGCGGAGGGGCAGTGGCGGCTGCTGACGGCGGCGGAACTGGCGCTGCTCGGCTATCCGGCGCCGGGCTAG
- a CDS encoding heme biosynthesis HemY N-terminal domain-containing protein: MRFVFWVVGLFALAVLIGLASTINTGYAILFVPPYRMEVSFNFLILAIVLLILVAYGVLRLLGIAANLPHEVRTYQRQRKLKASRHALREAAIAMFEGRFQRAEREALKSIDDEYSDENRGLALMIAARSAASVQDPERRDGYLARLEDMPERIQLARHMLEAQIRLDGKQPLEALAAVERARAISSNLTSALRLELKIRLMLKQPEHVLTLTEKLLKADALEAEQARRYRLAAYRQQLASFSSEREIRDWLKRIPGVERQNPALVADIANQLIKLDAYDMAAELIAGALSDDEQATPELARELGLLAGHIDSPRRLTLLRDAENWLKSRPRDHLLLLSLGRLAHAEQLWGKAQNYLEASLSIQPTLCAHAELAKLLLAIDKPEKAERHYQDALKIALENGC, encoded by the coding sequence GTGAGATTCGTATTCTGGGTCGTCGGGCTGTTTGCCCTCGCGGTGCTGATTGGCCTTGCCTCCACCATCAACACCGGCTACGCCATCCTGTTCGTGCCGCCGTACCGCATGGAGGTATCGTTCAACTTCCTGATCCTCGCCATCGTGCTGCTGATCCTGGTCGCCTACGGCGTGCTGCGCCTGCTCGGCATTGCGGCCAACCTGCCGCACGAGGTGCGCACCTACCAGCGCCAGCGCAAGCTGAAGGCGTCGCGCCACGCGCTGCGCGAGGCGGCGATCGCGATGTTCGAAGGCCGCTTCCAGCGCGCCGAACGCGAGGCACTAAAGTCGATCGACGACGAGTATTCCGATGAAAACCGCGGCCTGGCGCTGATGATCGCCGCGCGCAGCGCCGCCAGCGTGCAGGATCCGGAACGCCGCGACGGCTATCTGGCACGGCTGGAAGACATGCCGGAACGCATCCAGCTGGCACGCCACATGCTCGAAGCGCAGATCCGCCTCGACGGCAAGCAGCCGCTGGAGGCGCTGGCCGCCGTCGAGCGCGCGCGCGCCATCTCCAGCAATCTGACCTCGGCGCTGCGGCTGGAGCTGAAGATCCGCCTGATGCTGAAGCAGCCGGAACACGTGCTGACGCTAACCGAGAAACTGCTGAAGGCCGACGCGCTGGAAGCGGAGCAGGCGCGCCGCTACCGCCTCGCCGCCTACCGCCAGCAGCTGGCCAGCTTCAGCAGCGAACGCGAGATCCGCGACTGGCTGAAACGCATCCCCGGGGTCGAGCGGCAGAACCCGGCGCTGGTCGCCGACATCGCCAACCAGTTGATCAAGCTCGACGCCTACGACATGGCGGCGGAGCTGATCGCCGGCGCGCTGTCCGACGACGAACAGGCGACGCCGGAGCTGGCGCGCGAGCTGGGCCTGCTGGCCGGCCACATCGACAGCCCGCGCCGGCTGACGCTGCTGCGCGACGCGGAAAACTGGCTGAAATCGCGGCCGCGCGACCACCTGCTGCTGCTGTCGCTGGGCCGCCTGGCACACGCCGAACAGCTGTGGGGCAAGGCGCAGAACTATCTGGAAGCCAGCCTGTCTATTCAGCCTACCCTGTGTGCGCACGCCGAACTGGCCAAGCTGCTACTGGCGATCGACAAGCCGGAAAAGGCCGAACGCCACTATCAGGACGCACTGAAAATCGCGCTGGAGAACGGCTGCTGA
- a CDS encoding uroporphyrinogen-III C-methyltransferase: MSEATPVENGSSKPNKPPVNLALIVAVVALGLTGWQYLDTRQQLNKAQQALAERLADAGGSTKALQNQAELTQASTRELQAKLALVEARVNESAGQYATLSSMYQELTKDRSDWLLSEVEHTLGVASQQLQLAGNVSGAVSALEVVQTRLSHFDNPGLIGVKRAVAKDLETLKALPYLDTVGLTVKLDTLMLGAETLPLVIDHHRLGGKPVAQLNVAADAPWWSRLAGELTQSLGDLVRIRRMDKPEALLLSPEQAFFLRENLKMRLLDARLALIQRDGATYQADLAAAGQYAARYFDRDAPTTRQWQAVLSELAAVRLSVTLPDLSASLKAVREAQGNKEE; the protein is encoded by the coding sequence ATGAGCGAAGCCACTCCAGTTGAAAACGGCAGCAGCAAGCCAAACAAACCACCCGTCAACCTTGCGCTGATCGTTGCTGTCGTCGCGCTGGGCCTCACCGGCTGGCAGTACCTGGATACCCGCCAGCAATTGAACAAGGCGCAGCAGGCGCTGGCCGAACGGCTGGCCGACGCCGGAGGCAGCACCAAGGCGCTGCAGAACCAGGCCGAACTGACCCAGGCCAGCACCCGCGAGCTGCAAGCCAAGCTGGCGCTGGTCGAGGCCCGCGTCAACGAGTCCGCCGGCCAGTACGCCACCCTCAGCAGCATGTACCAAGAGCTGACCAAGGACCGCAGCGACTGGCTGCTGTCCGAAGTGGAGCACACCCTCGGCGTCGCCAGCCAGCAGCTGCAGCTGGCCGGCAATGTCAGTGGCGCGGTGTCGGCACTGGAAGTGGTGCAGACACGGCTGTCGCACTTCGACAATCCCGGCCTGATCGGCGTCAAGCGCGCGGTGGCCAAGGATCTGGAAACGCTGAAGGCGCTGCCCTACCTCGACACCGTCGGCCTGACCGTCAAGCTGGACACCCTGATGCTGGGCGCCGAGACGCTGCCGCTGGTGATCGACCATCATCGCCTCGGCGGCAAGCCGGTGGCGCAGCTCAACGTGGCCGCCGATGCGCCGTGGTGGTCGCGCCTGGCCGGCGAGCTGACGCAGAGCCTGGGCGACCTGGTGCGCATCCGCCGAATGGACAAGCCGGAGGCGCTGCTGCTGTCGCCGGAGCAGGCGTTCTTCCTGCGTGAAAACCTGAAAATGCGCCTACTGGACGCGCGTCTGGCGCTGATCCAGCGCGATGGTGCCACCTATCAGGCCGATCTCGCCGCCGCCGGCCAGTACGCCGCGCGCTACTTCGACCGCGACGCGCCGACCACCCGCCAGTGGCAGGCGGTGCTGTCCGAGCTGGCCGCGGTACGCCTGAGCGTAACGCTACCGGACCTGTCTGCCAGCCTGAAAGCCGTGCGCGAAGCGCAGGGCAACAAAGAGGAATAA
- a CDS encoding AEC family transporter, whose amino-acid sequence MNPALILLPDFLLILSGFALRRSGMLSPAFWAEAEKFVYFILFPALLFRALARAELDFAASLPMLASGLLFTGAGFLLGNAAKPLFRLPQASFAAGNQGAYRFNTYVAFAVMGSLAGTPGIAVIALLCGVMVPVVNLMAVWQLSQTSQQGMLYELARNPIIWGIVSGLAANVSGLPVPQPLFAAIDHLAAAALPLGLITVGAGLRFTALASHYAPLLYWNGIKLLLLPLIAVATVQLFGLSGVYRQATLVMSMLPTATSAYILAVRMKGDGELAAAVVTTSTLAAMLSLPLMLSLLH is encoded by the coding sequence ATGAACCCGGCGCTGATCCTGTTACCCGATTTCCTGCTCATCCTGTCCGGCTTTGCCCTGCGCCGCAGCGGCATGCTGTCGCCGGCATTCTGGGCCGAGGCGGAAAAATTCGTCTACTTCATCCTGTTCCCGGCACTGCTGTTCCGCGCGCTGGCACGGGCCGAGCTGGACTTTGCCGCCAGCCTGCCGATGCTGGCCAGCGGCCTGCTGTTCACCGGCGCCGGCTTCCTGCTCGGCAATGCCGCCAAGCCGCTGTTCCGCTTGCCGCAGGCCTCGTTCGCCGCCGGCAACCAGGGCGCCTACCGTTTCAATACCTACGTCGCCTTCGCGGTAATGGGCAGCCTCGCCGGCACCCCCGGCATCGCGGTGATCGCGCTGCTGTGCGGCGTGATGGTGCCGGTGGTCAACCTGATGGCGGTGTGGCAGCTGTCGCAAACCAGCCAGCAGGGCATGCTGTACGAGCTGGCGCGCAACCCGATCATCTGGGGCATAGTCAGCGGCCTTGCGGCCAACGTGTCCGGCCTGCCGGTGCCGCAGCCGCTGTTCGCCGCCATCGACCACCTCGCCGCCGCCGCGCTGCCGCTGGGGCTGATCACCGTCGGCGCCGGGCTGCGCTTTACCGCGCTGGCCAGCCACTACGCGCCGCTGCTGTACTGGAACGGCATCAAGCTGTTGCTGCTGCCGCTGATCGCCGTCGCCACGGTGCAGCTGTTCGGGCTCTCCGGCGTCTACCGCCAGGCGACGCTGGTGATGAGCATGCTGCCGACCGCCACCTCCGCCTACATCCTCGCGGTGCGCATGAAGGGCGACGGCGAGCTGGCCGCCGCAGTGGTGACCACCTCGACGCTGGCGGCGATGCTGAGCCTGCCGCTGATGCTGAGCCTGCTGCACTAG
- a CDS encoding uroporphyrinogen-III synthase: MPATPRPTLLPTLLLVRPQAQAAQQAQRLQAAGITAQPFCVEDTVADDAALAALPAAAMQADWLVFVSPSCIDLAWPHLADLPLAANLACVGRASADKLAVLSGRAVLHPPHGNDSDALLTLPPLQQLAGQTVLIVRGDGGRPQLGETLAHRGARVHYAEVYRRVPVQADWALFDRLAAAGPSPALLITSSHSAQQLFHQAGATRRRALLACRFIALHPRIAATLQQLGVVQPLLAADEHALCALLTGPR; the protein is encoded by the coding sequence ATGCCGGCCACGCCGCGGCCCACGCTGCTGCCCACCCTGTTACTGGTCCGGCCACAGGCACAGGCGGCACAGCAGGCGCAGCGGCTGCAGGCCGCCGGCATCACGGCGCAGCCGTTCTGCGTCGAGGACACCGTCGCCGATGACGCCGCGCTGGCGGCACTGCCCGCCGCCGCGATGCAGGCCGACTGGCTGGTCTTCGTCAGCCCGTCCTGCATCGACCTGGCGTGGCCGCACCTCGCCGACCTGCCGCTTGCGGCCAACCTTGCCTGCGTCGGCCGCGCCAGCGCCGACAAGCTGGCCGTGCTCAGCGGCCGCGCGGTACTGCACCCGCCACACGGCAACGACAGCGACGCCTTGCTGACGCTGCCGCCGCTGCAACAGTTGGCCGGACAAACGGTACTGATTGTGCGTGGCGACGGCGGCCGGCCACAACTTGGGGAAACCCTCGCCCATCGCGGCGCACGGGTGCACTACGCGGAGGTCTATCGCCGCGTGCCGGTACAAGCCGACTGGGCACTGTTCGACCGCCTCGCCGCCGCCGGCCCGTCGCCGGCGCTGCTGATCACCTCCAGCCACAGCGCGCAGCAACTGTTCCACCAGGCCGGCGCCACGCGCCGGCGTGCGCTGCTGGCCTGCCGTTTCATCGCGCTGCACCCGCGCATTGCCGCCACCCTGCAGCAGCTGGGCGTGGTGCAGCCGCTACTGGCCGCCGACGAGCACGCGCTGTGCGCGCTGCTGACCGGCCCGCGTTAA